A genomic window from Pseudomonas argentinensis includes:
- the cysM gene encoding cysteine synthase CysM, which produces MTQQYPTIAECVGNTPLVRLQRLPGATSNTLLVKLEGNNPAGSVKDRPALSMIARAELRGDIRPGDTLIEATSGNTGIALAMAAAIKGYQMILIMPDNSSAERKAAMTAYGAELILVSKEQGMEGARDLALTMQAEGRGKVLDQFANGDNPVAHYTGTGPEIWRQTGGQITHFISSMGTTGTIMGVSRYLKEQNPAVQIVGLQPMEGSAIPGIRRWPQEYLPKIFESERVDRIVDMAQAEAEDVMRRMAREEGIFCGVSSGGSVAAMLRLSRELENAVLVAIICDRGDRYLSTGVYDAVAR; this is translated from the coding sequence ATGACCCAGCAATACCCCACGATCGCCGAATGCGTCGGCAACACCCCACTGGTTCGCCTGCAACGCCTGCCCGGCGCCACCAGCAACACCCTGCTGGTCAAGCTCGAAGGCAACAACCCGGCCGGCTCGGTCAAGGACCGCCCGGCGCTGTCGATGATCGCCCGCGCCGAGCTGCGCGGTGATATCCGGCCCGGTGATACGCTGATCGAGGCTACCTCGGGCAATACCGGCATCGCCCTGGCCATGGCCGCGGCGATCAAGGGTTACCAGATGATCCTGATCATGCCGGACAACTCCAGCGCCGAGCGCAAGGCAGCGATGACCGCCTACGGCGCCGAGCTGATTCTGGTCAGCAAGGAGCAGGGCATGGAAGGTGCCCGCGACCTGGCGCTGACCATGCAGGCCGAGGGCCGCGGCAAGGTGCTCGACCAGTTCGCCAACGGCGACAACCCGGTCGCCCACTACACCGGCACCGGCCCGGAAATCTGGCGCCAGACCGGCGGGCAGATCACCCATTTCATCAGCTCCATGGGCACCACCGGCACCATCATGGGCGTGTCGCGCTACCTCAAGGAGCAGAACCCGGCCGTGCAGATCGTCGGCCTGCAGCCGATGGAAGGTTCGGCGATCCCGGGCATCCGTCGCTGGCCCCAGGAATACCTGCCGAAGATCTTCGAATCCGAGCGGGTCGATCGCATCGTCGACATGGCCCAGGCCGAAGCCGAGGACGTGATGCGCCGCATGGCCCGCGAAGAGGGCATCTTCTGCGGCGTGTCCTCAGGTGGCTCGGTGGCGGCCATGCTGCGTCTTTCCCGGGAGCTGGAGAACGCCGTGCTGGTCGCCATCATCTGCGATCGCGGCGACCGTTACCTGTCCACCGGCGTGTACGACGCCGTGGCGCGCTGA
- a CDS encoding ABC transporter ATP-binding protein produces the protein MTTSNLFVTKPAAEVTLQAERLSLGYPQAAIIEDLSLRIPPGRVTAIVGPNGCGKSTLLAGLSRLHKPAAGAVLLNGRAIGSLPSRQVARQLALLPQDATAPDGLTVSELIRFGRQPHQSLLRQWSAEDQAIVEEALRVADLQALAERPLESMSGGQRQRAWIAMAVAQQTPLLLLDEPTSALDLGHQIEVFELIRDLASAGKTVVMVVHDLSSACRYADHLVAMKAGQIVAEGAPSAIVTPELVAQLYEVQCTLMHDPVSGTPIIAGITRC, from the coding sequence ATGACCACCTCCAACCTGTTCGTCACCAAGCCCGCGGCCGAGGTCACCCTGCAGGCCGAGCGCCTGAGCCTGGGTTACCCCCAGGCGGCGATCATCGAGGATTTGTCCCTGCGCATTCCACCGGGGCGGGTCACGGCGATCGTCGGCCCCAACGGCTGCGGCAAGTCCACCCTGCTGGCCGGGTTGTCGCGCCTGCACAAGCCGGCCGCCGGTGCGGTGCTGCTCAATGGCCGGGCCATCGGCAGCCTGCCGTCCAGGCAGGTCGCCCGGCAGCTGGCGCTGTTGCCCCAGGACGCCACGGCGCCGGACGGCCTGACCGTCTCCGAGCTGATCCGCTTCGGCCGCCAGCCGCACCAGAGCCTGCTGCGCCAGTGGTCGGCCGAGGATCAGGCAATCGTCGAGGAAGCGCTGCGCGTCGCTGACCTGCAGGCCCTGGCCGAGCGCCCCCTGGAGTCGATGTCCGGCGGCCAGCGCCAGCGCGCCTGGATCGCCATGGCGGTGGCCCAGCAGACGCCCTTGCTGCTGCTCGACGAGCCCACCTCGGCGCTGGATCTCGGTCACCAGATAGAAGTCTTCGAGTTGATTCGCGACCTCGCCTCGGCAGGCAAGACCGTGGTCATGGTGGTGCATGACCTGTCCAGCGCCTGCCGCTACGCCGACCATCTGGTGGCGATGAAGGCCGGGCAGATCGTGGCCGAGGGTGCGCCGAGCGCCATCGTCACGCCCGAGCTGGTCGCGCAGCTGTATGAAGTGCAGTGCACCCTGATGCACGACCCGGTCAGCGGTACGCCGATCATCGCCGGCATCACCCGGTGTTAG
- a CDS encoding FecCD family ABC transporter permease, with product MNATTSAKAPSGFWLLAVGSLRLLFNRRGVYAALGLSLAMVAITGISLASGAAGLSPWTALAAAFGQGEPMHVFLVQELRLQRLIAGLLTGAAFGIGGCLLQTLARNRLATPGVIGIDDGATAFAVASIVAVPTTLAPSALALTGATTAAVLAFGLSAGAGARGYRFIVVGIAVGAVFGALTNLMLARADIDAANVAYPWTVGSLNARPVQAVWLLGCGLLLCLPPVKYLAQRLELMRFSDSVAVGLGVRLKAMRLLTLVTTVLLTALAVAVAGPVGLVALAAPEMARYLSGHRGVPVFCSALAGALLMTLADWVGRTWLAPIEIPVGVITAVVGGPYLLWILLRQPSRKLT from the coding sequence ATGAATGCAACGACTTCAGCCAAGGCGCCCAGTGGCTTCTGGTTGCTGGCGGTCGGCTCGCTGCGCCTGCTGTTCAACCGCCGTGGCGTGTATGCCGCGCTGGGCCTTTCCCTGGCCATGGTGGCCATCACCGGCATCAGCCTGGCATCCGGCGCCGCTGGCCTGTCGCCATGGACGGCCCTGGCCGCTGCCTTTGGCCAGGGCGAGCCGATGCACGTGTTTCTGGTTCAGGAGCTGCGCCTGCAGCGTCTGATCGCCGGCCTGCTCACCGGCGCGGCATTCGGCATTGGCGGCTGCCTGCTGCAGACCCTGGCGCGCAATCGCCTGGCCACACCCGGGGTGATCGGCATCGATGACGGCGCCACGGCCTTCGCGGTGGCGTCCATCGTCGCCGTGCCGACCACCCTGGCGCCTTCCGCCCTGGCATTGACCGGCGCCACCACGGCCGCGGTACTGGCCTTCGGCCTGAGTGCCGGCGCCGGGGCGCGGGGTTATCGCTTCATCGTGGTGGGCATCGCCGTGGGCGCGGTGTTCGGCGCGCTGACCAACCTGATGCTGGCGCGTGCCGACATCGACGCCGCCAACGTCGCCTATCCCTGGACGGTCGGTAGCCTCAACGCGCGGCCCGTCCAGGCGGTGTGGCTGTTGGGCTGCGGCCTGCTGCTGTGCCTGCCGCCGGTCAAGTACCTGGCCCAGCGCCTGGAGCTGATGCGCTTTTCCGACAGCGTGGCGGTGGGCCTGGGCGTGCGCCTGAAGGCCATGCGCCTGCTGACCCTGGTCACCACGGTGCTGCTCACCGCACTGGCGGTGGCCGTGGCCGGCCCGGTGGGGCTGGTGGCACTCGCCGCACCGGAGATGGCCCGCTACCTGAGTGGCCACCGTGGTGTGCCGGTATTCTGTTCGGCGCTTGCCGGTGCACTGCTGATGACCCTGGCCGATTGGGTCGGGCGCACCTGGCTGGCGCCCATCGAGATTCCCGTGGGGGTGATCACTGCCGTGGTCGGCGGGCCCTACCTGCTGTGGATCCTGTTGCGCCAGCCGTCGCGCAAACTGACATGA
- a CDS encoding FecCD family ABC transporter permease, with the protein MSSAAKPARLTLAGALAPVSAVLALLCIASLLIGAGEVGILRSLSALIGGVDDEARFVLLELRLPRTLLGVLVGVALGTAGVVLQAATRNPLAEPGLLGVSAGASFAVVLAISLGASAATLNLGVAIGGALVGCLLVLLVTQVRGVSDDPVRLVLAGAAFSGILTAISTLILLHDQRSSDEIRFWIIGALAGRPQDVLTWSAPGLLLGLLLLAPLIRPLAALALGEKMATGLGHHPGLTRLGALLGVAVLVGTATAAAGPMAFVGLVVPFVARRLVGPDIRRTIGLSLLLGPIIVLFADILSRLLVSPYELPIGVVTALIGAPVLIAVVRSHRLPTL; encoded by the coding sequence ATGAGCAGCGCGGCAAAACCCGCTCGCCTGACGCTGGCCGGTGCGCTGGCGCCGGTGAGCGCTGTGCTGGCATTGCTGTGCATCGCCAGCCTGCTGATCGGCGCGGGGGAGGTGGGCATTCTGCGCAGCCTGTCGGCGCTGATTGGCGGCGTGGATGACGAGGCGCGCTTCGTGCTCCTCGAACTGCGCCTGCCCCGCACCCTGCTGGGTGTGCTGGTCGGCGTGGCGCTGGGGACCGCGGGGGTGGTGCTGCAAGCGGCCACCCGCAATCCCTTGGCCGAGCCCGGCTTGCTTGGCGTCAGTGCCGGGGCGTCGTTTGCCGTGGTGCTGGCGATCAGCCTGGGCGCCAGCGCGGCGACCCTTAACCTGGGCGTGGCCATCGGCGGCGCCCTGGTTGGGTGCCTGCTGGTATTGCTGGTCACCCAGGTGCGCGGCGTCAGCGACGACCCCGTGCGCCTGGTGCTGGCCGGCGCCGCGTTCTCCGGCATCCTCACCGCGATCAGCACGCTGATTCTGCTGCACGACCAGCGCAGTTCCGACGAAATCCGCTTCTGGATCATCGGTGCCCTGGCCGGCCGCCCCCAGGACGTGCTGACCTGGAGCGCGCCGGGCCTGCTGCTCGGCTTGCTGCTGCTGGCGCCGCTGATTCGTCCGCTGGCGGCCCTGGCCCTGGGCGAGAAGATGGCCACCGGGCTCGGCCATCACCCCGGTCTGACCCGTCTGGGCGCCTTGCTGGGCGTCGCCGTGCTGGTCGGCACCGCCACCGCAGCGGCCGGGCCCATGGCCTTCGTCGGCCTGGTGGTGCCCTTCGTGGCGCGCCGCCTGGTGGGGCCGGATATCCGTCGCACCATCGGCCTGTCGCTGCTGCTCGGGCCGATCATCGTGTTGTTCGCCGATATCCTCTCGCGCCTGCTGGTCAGCCCCTACGAGCTGCCGATCGGCGTGGTCACCGCGTTGATCGGCGCGCCCGTGCTGATCGCGGTGGTACGCAGCCACAGGTTGCCGACCCTATGA
- a CDS encoding ABC transporter substrate-binding protein: protein MIARLSRCSRLLALSGLVALLPFGGALAESRSLDTAYGEVRLEGTPQRVVTLSENALDVALAVGVKPLGGVATRGGSDVSDYLKDKAGDIRIVGTARETNLESVFALQPDLILAAPELTKDQYQKLSLIAPTLVPKGDSFADWRNNVAFYGQALGKQQQAQAAIAAVEARIEGLKGKIEPGQVASVVRWSPQGPGVMSQHLFVGQLLGQLGFKGTAMAAELTQKPHSDALSLENLSRIDGDWLFLATLNADGDKALEQARQQPAFARLKAVSSGHVQSVDGQIWSSGAGPLAAKVILDDVEKAVTSQ, encoded by the coding sequence ATGATCGCTCGCCTATCTCGCTGCTCCCGCCTGCTGGCGCTGTCCGGCCTGGTTGCCTTGCTGCCGTTCGGCGGCGCCCTGGCCGAGTCGCGCAGCCTGGATACCGCCTATGGTGAGGTCAGGCTGGAGGGCACGCCGCAGCGCGTGGTGACCCTGAGCGAGAACGCCCTGGACGTGGCCCTGGCCGTCGGTGTCAAGCCGCTGGGCGGCGTCGCCACCCGCGGCGGCAGCGACGTATCGGACTACCTGAAAGACAAGGCAGGCGATATCAGGATCGTCGGCACCGCGCGGGAGACCAACCTGGAGTCGGTGTTCGCCCTGCAACCGGATCTGATCCTGGCCGCGCCGGAGCTGACCAAGGACCAGTATCAGAAACTCAGCCTGATCGCGCCGACTCTGGTACCCAAGGGCGATTCCTTTGCCGACTGGCGTAACAACGTTGCGTTCTATGGTCAGGCGCTCGGCAAGCAGCAGCAAGCCCAGGCCGCCATCGCGGCGGTCGAGGCACGTATCGAAGGCCTCAAGGGCAAGATCGAGCCAGGCCAGGTCGCCTCCGTGGTGCGCTGGAGCCCCCAGGGCCCGGGCGTGATGTCGCAGCATTTGTTCGTGGGCCAGTTGCTGGGCCAGCTGGGCTTCAAGGGCACGGCGATGGCCGCCGAGCTGACCCAGAAACCCCATAGCGATGCCCTGAGCCTGGAGAACCTGTCGCGCATCGACGGCGATTGGCTGTTCCTCGCCACCCTCAATGCCGATGGCGACAAGGCCCTGGAACAGGCGCGCCAGCAGCCAGCCTTCGCGCGCCTCAAAGCGGTCAGCAGCGGCCATGTGCAGAGCGTCGACGGGCAGATCTGGAGCAGCGGCGCCGGCCCGCTGGCCGCCAAGGTGATCCTCGATGACGTGGAGAAGGCCGTCACCTCGCAATGA
- a CDS encoding alpha/beta hydrolase, translating into MRILVVLLAISGDAMAKPDLSQPLGPTLADKGSAHYRFTRQELASADGQRHYRIWIAIPEQAAPRAGYPVLYLLDGNAALGALQEAQLADLARRGPPVLVFIGYATDLRFDAAARAYDYTPPLPGGEPVIDDIARQRRGGGADVFLDLIEQRIKPLVQAQAPIDRQRQSLWGHSYGGLLTLHALFTRPASFQRYIAADPSLWWQGGFILQEAQAFVARPQPLDLTLLTGGALHERRPAGNDNDPQVRARREAVAALPANADEQLAEQLAAAGHGPVRYKRYPDLSHGPMLPASLGPALRLGAGDDGVIPHWGAQ; encoded by the coding sequence TTGCGCATTCTAGTCGTGCTGCTGGCGATCAGCGGGGATGCCATGGCCAAGCCTGATCTGTCCCAGCCGCTGGGCCCGACCCTGGCCGATAAGGGTTCGGCCCATTACCGCTTCACCCGGCAGGAGCTCGCTTCGGCCGATGGCCAGCGCCACTACCGCATCTGGATCGCCATTCCCGAGCAGGCCGCGCCCCGTGCGGGTTATCCGGTGCTGTACCTGCTCGATGGCAACGCCGCCCTGGGCGCCCTGCAGGAGGCGCAGCTGGCCGACCTGGCCAGGCGCGGGCCGCCGGTGCTGGTGTTCATCGGCTATGCCACCGACCTGCGCTTCGATGCGGCGGCGCGTGCCTATGACTACACGCCGCCGCTGCCCGGCGGCGAGCCGGTGATCGACGATATCGCCCGGCAACGGCGTGGTGGCGGGGCGGATGTGTTTCTCGATCTGATCGAGCAGCGCATCAAGCCCCTGGTGCAGGCGCAAGCGCCTATCGACCGGCAACGTCAGAGCCTCTGGGGGCATTCCTACGGTGGGCTGCTCACGTTGCATGCGCTGTTCACCCGGCCGGCGAGCTTCCAGCGCTATATCGCCGCCGATCCGTCGTTGTGGTGGCAGGGTGGCTTCATCCTCCAGGAGGCCCAGGCCTTCGTCGCCCGCCCGCAGCCGTTGGACCTGACGCTGCTGACCGGTGGCGCGCTGCACGAACGCCGGCCAGCCGGCAACGATAACGACCCGCAGGTGCGTGCCCGGCGTGAAGCCGTCGCAGCGCTACCGGCCAATGCCGACGAACAGCTTGCGGAGCAGTTGGCGGCAGCTGGCCACGGCCCGGTTCGTTACAAGCGATATCCCGACCTCAGCCACGGGCCCATGCTGCCGGCCTCCCTTGGTCCGGCGCTGCGCCTGGGTGCCGGGGATGACGGCGTCATTCCCCACTGGGGGGCGCAATGA
- a CDS encoding class I SAM-dependent methyltransferase: MSRREGYVIDVPYPLHFHKEMQPVWMSYIATSLGCAAPDIRRSYRYCELGCGAGINLLVAAASNPLGEFVGVDFNAGHIALAQQAAHDIGLKNIQFVEASFGDFASRDLQPFDFIACHGTWSWLPPQAQASILQILHRYLKPGGLFYLHYMCHPGATRLTAIQKILHEVSLAMPGDSAEAARHGVELLRRLADSGAGAFEDDPGLKDELAALEKEHLTYLAHEFLTDYWRPQHSADVHRIVAQAELTYIGSANCFENMDSLSIPGDIQPILSGVAQSALRETIKDTARNQHQRLDMFQRQPETLSSEQHLLQLDAVRFMAMATMPPAGALNFSTPIGAISGPEAIFEPVLKALQAGPRSFAELRGLSVFSGEPGVLLQALQMLMWAGHAHPLRADGATAQQASAFGEWLSSKAVALSPLPECGTAVMRKRGA, from the coding sequence ATGAGCCGCCGTGAGGGCTATGTGATCGATGTACCCTATCCGCTGCATTTCCATAAGGAAATGCAGCCGGTTTGGATGAGCTACATAGCCACCAGCCTGGGCTGCGCAGCACCGGATATCCGTCGCTCCTACCGCTACTGCGAGCTCGGATGCGGTGCGGGTATCAACCTGCTCGTGGCGGCTGCGAGCAATCCACTCGGAGAGTTCGTCGGTGTCGATTTCAACGCGGGGCATATAGCGCTCGCTCAGCAGGCCGCACACGATATCGGGTTGAAGAACATCCAGTTCGTCGAGGCCAGCTTCGGGGATTTCGCCAGCCGGGATCTGCAACCGTTCGACTTCATCGCATGCCACGGTACGTGGTCCTGGCTGCCTCCCCAGGCCCAGGCCAGTATCTTGCAGATCCTTCACCGCTACCTGAAACCCGGCGGTCTGTTCTATCTGCACTATATGTGTCATCCCGGTGCGACACGCTTGACCGCCATTCAGAAAATTCTCCATGAGGTGTCCCTCGCCATGCCGGGTGACTCGGCTGAAGCCGCTCGCCATGGCGTGGAGTTGCTGCGTCGCCTGGCGGATAGCGGGGCGGGGGCATTCGAAGACGATCCCGGGCTGAAGGACGAACTGGCTGCTCTGGAGAAAGAACACCTGACCTATCTAGCCCATGAATTTCTGACCGATTACTGGCGGCCACAGCATTCTGCCGACGTGCACCGGATCGTCGCTCAGGCCGAGCTGACCTATATCGGCAGTGCAAACTGCTTCGAGAACATGGACAGCCTTTCCATCCCGGGCGATATCCAGCCGATACTGTCCGGCGTGGCTCAGAGCGCTTTGCGCGAGACGATCAAGGACACCGCCCGCAATCAACACCAGCGCCTGGACATGTTCCAGCGGCAACCCGAGACCTTGAGCAGCGAGCAACATCTGCTGCAGTTGGATGCTGTCCGTTTCATGGCGATGGCAACCATGCCGCCTGCGGGGGCGCTGAACTTCTCCACGCCGATCGGGGCGATATCGGGGCCGGAGGCGATATTCGAGCCGGTGCTGAAAGCCTTGCAGGCAGGGCCCAGGTCATTTGCCGAATTGCGTGGCCTGAGTGTTTTTTCCGGCGAGCCGGGGGTGCTGCTGCAGGCCCTGCAGATGCTGATGTGGGCCGGGCATGCGCATCCCCTGCGCGCCGATGGCGCCACTGCCCAGCAGGCAAGCGCATTCGGCGAGTGGCTCAGCTCGAAGGCCGTGGCGCTGAGCCCGCTTCCCGAGTGCGGGACTGCTGTAATGCGCAAGCGGGGAGCGTAA
- a CDS encoding TonB-dependent receptor domain-containing protein yields MNPKYNPSLLATAIMVAFSVPTAYAQEVDNEARDASSALHLDESQSSLLELGSTVVTAAGTEVDLRDAPASISVVTREDIERKPMASIAEVLGTLPGVTGGYSATGAGSKISFRGMPDRYTLILVDGKRIGSSQLLGHRPDTIPQDLDWLSPESIERIEVVRGAMSSLYGSEAMGGVINIITRKVSPEWGGSITSNYSRPQPSDSGDTSQIGVNVSGPLTDSLGLRLGGSFSDRESDSGATGSTGALSKNVNGKLNWQASENHSFSIDASAGEERARSFDDVEARAAAGETNETFGSSKMVSRGFGIGHEGRFGEVGTKLDLYVNTFENKADQADSANGGAKSKEAVADFKFDMPFELGVSQWLTAGLQYKEEEVENPGNIGNIAAFIPPGQAEALTAEKKPEGWAWAVFAENQVFLRDDLTLTLGLRTDRTDGFSAHTSPRAYLVYHPADAWTIKGGVSKGFRAPNLKERSLSSGTSSMGMGCTSLAPLGYMGGQCFMVGNPDLEPEISTNYELGVTFDENEYRFEATYFASKIKDMMQNGFLGQVNGIWYTQQYNIEEAKTSGVELSFGMPVTAAVSFSGNATYMIESENTTTGEALLMTPEWTANALLEWQVDNQLSTYLSAQYLGKQLYRPSATGADSFAEANTTVDLGGNYAVNRNLTLRAGVQNVFNDAVKTDDDYGDGDPRTFYVGFTSRF; encoded by the coding sequence ATGAATCCGAAGTACAACCCGAGTCTGCTGGCCACGGCCATCATGGTGGCGTTCAGTGTGCCGACTGCCTATGCACAAGAGGTCGATAACGAGGCCAGGGACGCGTCATCAGCTCTGCATCTGGATGAGAGTCAGAGTTCGCTGCTGGAGCTCGGCTCCACGGTGGTGACGGCAGCAGGCACGGAAGTGGATTTACGTGATGCTCCAGCCAGCATCAGCGTTGTCACCCGTGAGGACATCGAGCGCAAGCCGATGGCTAGCATCGCAGAGGTTCTCGGCACGCTACCCGGCGTTACCGGCGGGTATTCGGCAACCGGGGCGGGTTCCAAAATCTCTTTCCGGGGTATGCCGGACCGATACACCCTGATTCTGGTCGACGGCAAACGTATCGGCAGTTCGCAGCTCTTGGGGCATCGGCCTGACACCATCCCCCAGGATCTCGACTGGCTGTCGCCCGAGTCCATCGAGCGAATCGAGGTGGTACGTGGCGCCATGTCTTCGCTGTACGGCTCGGAAGCCATGGGCGGGGTGATCAACATCATCACCCGCAAGGTCTCTCCCGAATGGGGTGGCTCGATTACGTCCAACTACAGCCGTCCACAACCCAGCGATTCTGGCGACACTTCGCAAATCGGCGTGAATGTCAGCGGCCCCCTGACCGACAGCCTTGGTTTACGCCTGGGCGGCAGCTTCAGTGACCGTGAGTCCGACTCCGGCGCCACGGGCTCGACCGGCGCGCTGTCGAAGAACGTCAACGGCAAGCTCAACTGGCAGGCCTCGGAAAACCATAGCTTCAGCATCGATGCCTCGGCAGGCGAGGAGCGTGCCCGTTCGTTCGATGACGTGGAGGCCCGAGCGGCCGCTGGTGAGACCAATGAAACATTCGGTTCCTCGAAAATGGTCAGTCGAGGGTTTGGCATTGGTCATGAAGGACGTTTCGGTGAGGTGGGAACCAAGCTCGACCTGTACGTCAACACGTTCGAGAACAAGGCCGATCAGGCGGACAGCGCCAATGGGGGGGCGAAATCCAAGGAGGCGGTGGCGGATTTCAAATTCGACATGCCCTTCGAGCTGGGTGTCAGCCAGTGGCTGACCGCAGGCCTGCAGTACAAGGAGGAAGAGGTCGAGAACCCAGGCAATATCGGCAACATCGCGGCCTTCATTCCGCCAGGCCAGGCAGAGGCGCTGACGGCGGAGAAGAAGCCTGAAGGCTGGGCTTGGGCGGTCTTCGCCGAGAATCAGGTATTCCTGCGTGACGACCTGACGCTGACCCTGGGCCTGCGTACCGATCGTACCGACGGGTTCAGCGCCCACACCAGTCCTCGCGCCTACCTGGTCTATCACCCTGCCGACGCCTGGACGATCAAGGGCGGTGTCTCCAAGGGCTTCCGTGCGCCGAACCTGAAGGAGCGTTCCCTGAGCTCGGGCACTTCATCGATGGGCATGGGCTGCACATCGCTGGCGCCGCTTGGCTACATGGGCGGCCAGTGCTTCATGGTCGGCAACCCGGATCTCGAGCCGGAGATCAGCACCAACTATGAGCTGGGTGTGACGTTCGACGAGAACGAGTACCGCTTCGAGGCCACGTACTTCGCCAGCAAGATCAAAGACATGATGCAGAATGGCTTTCTGGGTCAGGTCAATGGCATCTGGTACACCCAGCAGTACAACATCGAGGAAGCCAAGACCAGCGGCGTCGAGTTGTCGTTCGGCATGCCGGTCACCGCTGCAGTGTCGTTCAGCGGTAACGCGACCTATATGATCGAGTCGGAAAACACCACGACAGGCGAAGCGCTGCTGATGACGCCGGAGTGGACCGCCAATGCGTTGCTCGAATGGCAGGTGGACAATCAACTTTCCACTTACCTGTCCGCGCAATACCTCGGCAAGCAGTTGTACCGACCTTCCGCGACCGGCGCGGACAGCTTCGCCGAGGCCAATACCACTGTCGATCTAGGTGGCAACTATGCGGTGAACAGGAATCTGACGCTGCGCGCCGGCGTACAGAATGTTTTCAATGATGCTGTGAAAACCGATGACGATTATGGCGACGGGGATCCGCGTACCTTCTATGTAGGTTTTACCAGCCGCTTCTGA
- a CDS encoding histidine kinase sensor domain-containing protein has product MPEVPGWHSLFWKLIVGLALFCLLTVSMHLDLEQRVYDSMSTLSPRSQQELSAIAGEAEAAWRERGREGLDEFLHDFYQREQVWAVVVDQHQRSLSSCALSDEEALRLSFVRRLDQKVGRPGGQPVFYIPFSDGQARLVLELPQRLDPRNARPIWDFLLHSVLPACLAILLGTLLYRWLIAPLVILRRQANGLSAGDLSARVGPPVAARKDELGELGRAFDHMAERLQGTVVYQRRLLRDLSHELRTPLSRLRVASEGESDPQVLRQRLDREITIMQTLVEHSLELAWLDSERPQFAREPIRLQQLWDMLVEDACFEAAWSGERLLFEVDEDCTVYANLTSLAQALENLLRNAIRHSPPAGQVRLTGVREDDCWHLCLIDEGPGIEERYLETIFEPFARLDSARPGDGGFGLGLSIARSAIALQGGRLWAQSPPGSGLQMHLLLPAAEGQAQSV; this is encoded by the coding sequence ATGCCTGAGGTGCCGGGGTGGCATTCGCTGTTCTGGAAGCTGATCGTCGGTCTGGCGCTGTTCTGCCTGCTGACCGTCAGCATGCACCTGGACCTGGAGCAGCGGGTGTACGACTCGATGTCCACGCTGTCTCCGCGCAGCCAGCAGGAGCTGAGCGCTATCGCCGGCGAGGCGGAAGCGGCTTGGCGTGAGCGCGGTCGCGAAGGGCTGGACGAGTTTCTGCACGACTTCTACCAGCGTGAGCAGGTCTGGGCCGTGGTGGTGGACCAGCATCAGCGGTCGTTGTCTTCCTGCGCGCTGAGTGACGAGGAGGCGCTGCGCCTGAGCTTCGTGCGCCGGCTCGATCAAAAGGTCGGCCGGCCCGGTGGGCAGCCGGTGTTCTACATCCCGTTCAGCGACGGGCAGGCACGCCTGGTGCTGGAGTTGCCGCAGCGCCTGGACCCGCGCAACGCCCGGCCCATATGGGATTTCCTGCTGCACAGCGTATTGCCCGCCTGCCTGGCCATTCTCCTGGGCACCCTGTTGTATCGCTGGCTTATCGCGCCCCTGGTGATCCTGCGCCGCCAGGCCAATGGCCTCAGTGCCGGCGACCTGAGCGCACGGGTCGGCCCACCGGTGGCGGCCCGCAAGGACGAGCTGGGCGAGCTGGGGCGCGCCTTCGACCATATGGCCGAGCGCCTGCAGGGCACCGTGGTGTATCAGCGACGCCTGCTGCGTGACCTGTCCCACGAACTGCGCACGCCGCTGAGCCGCCTGCGCGTGGCCAGCGAAGGCGAGAGCGACCCGCAGGTGCTGCGCCAGCGCCTCGATCGGGAAATCACCATCATGCAGACCCTGGTGGAGCATTCCCTGGAGCTGGCATGGCTGGATTCCGAGCGCCCGCAATTCGCCCGCGAGCCGATTCGCCTGCAGCAGCTCTGGGACATGCTGGTCGAGGACGCCTGTTTCGAGGCCGCCTGGTCCGGCGAGCGCCTGCTGTTCGAGGTTGATGAAGATTGCACGGTGTACGCCAACCTGACCAGCCTGGCCCAGGCCCTGGAAAACCTGCTGCGCAACGCCATTCGCCACTCACCGCCCGCAGGACAGGTGCGCCTGACGGGCGTGCGGGAAGACGATTGCTGGCACCTGTGCCTGATCGACGAGGGCCCCGGTATCGAGGAGCGCTACCTGGAAACCATTTTCGAACCCTTCGCCCGGCTCGACAGCGCGCGCCCTGGCGACGGTGGCTTCGGCCTCGGCCTGAGCATCGCCCGCAGCGCCATCGCCCTGCAGGGCGGTCGCCTGTGGGCACAGAGTCCGCCTGGCAGCGGGCTGCAGATGCATCTGTTGCTACCGGCGGCCGAGGGGCAGGCGCAAAGTGTATAG